The region AGAGGTGATAGATTTAGATAAAGATATATTAACAAGTACTGATTCCCAAATTGATAGTATAAAATTATCCACGGCCTTTAAATATTGTATGGAAAAAACAGGGGACTTTTCTTTATCTTTGAAAATTGGTAAATCAATAACATACCATTCTTTAGGAATATTAGGTTACTTGATGTTAAATACTAATTCACTAAAGGAGATGATTGAAAAATTTAATTATTATCAAAAACTAATAAGTGGATTTATAAAATTTCATTTAGAAAAAACAAAAGAGTATTATAAATTATCTATTTATATAAATGAAAATCCATCTATAAGTGTACCTAGTTTTCATGCAGAAGTACATTTAAGTGCTATACTTTCTATTCTTTCGCAAATTGTAGATAAAAAAATCATCCCTGATAAAACTTGTTTTTCTGGACATAGGGTATCCCACCTTGATGAGTATAAAAAGTTATTTGGAGAGAGAATATTTTTTGAAACAGATGAAAATTCAATATTTTTTAATTATCAGACTTTAAGAACAAAGGTTAATAATTCTAATCCTGCTATGTTAGGTTATTTTGAGATGCAAGCCAATAAAATTTTAGATGATATGAAAGAGAGTACATTTTACAGTAAAGTGAAAAAAGAGATTTTAAAAAATATTGGAGAAAATGATATAACTATAGATTTTGTAGCAAGAAAATTAAATACTAGTGTTAGAATATTACAATATAATTTAAAAGAAGAGAATAAAAAATTTAGGGATGCATTGTTATCTGTTAGGATGAATTTAGCAAGGCATTATATCTCAAATACAAAAATGGATTATAATAGCATAGCATTTTATCTAGGATATAGTGAGCCTAGTTCATTTTTTAGAGCTTATAAAAAATATTTCAATAAAACTCCAACACAAAGTAAGTAAAAGGGAAGATTACCCTTTTACTAAGTTGTATGTATCTTGAGCAATAACATACTCTTCATTTGTAGGAATTACATAAATTTTAACAGGAGAATTATCTTTATTAATCTCTCTATTCCCACTCTCTCTTTTTTTATTTTTCTTTTTATCAATTTCGATTCCAAGGAATTCTAAGTTTGCACAAGCTTTTTCTCTAATTAAATCTGCATTTTCTCCAATTCCTGCAGTAAAACAAATAGCATCTACCCCACCTAAAATACCAATATATGAACAAATATATTTTTTGATTCTATTACACATCATCTCAATACATATTTTTGACCTATGGTCTCCATCTTTTGCTGCTTTAATTACTTCTCTTAAGTCAGATGAGATTCCAGAAACTCCTAAAATACCAGATTTTTTATTTAAATAATTAATCATTTCATGGGAATTCATTCCTTTTTTATCCATTAAATATGGAATTACCCCAGCATCAATATCTCCACTTCTTGTTCCCATTACAAGACCTTCTAATGGAGTTAACCCCATAGTTGTATCAATCGATTTACCATCTTTTACTGCACAAATTGACGATCCGTTACCTAAGTGGCAAACTATAACTTTTGATTCTTTTTTATCTAACATCTGAATAGCTTGGTCAGATACATAATAGTGGCTAGTTCCATGGAAACCATATTTTCTTAGATGGTGTTCTGTATAATCTTCATGTGGAACAGCATATAAATAGTTTTCTTCAGGCATAGTTTGATGAAAAGCTGTGTCAAATACTGCAACATTTGGTTTCCCTGGTAATAGTTCTTGACAAATTTTAATACCTAAAATATGAGCTGGATTATGAAGTGGTGCTAGTGGAACTAACTCTTCGATTTTCTTTATTACATTATTATTGATTAATATTGATTTGTTAAAATATTCTCCACCATGAACAACTCTATGACCTACTGCAGAAATCTCATCAATGTTTGCAATAACTTGTGTATCATCATGTGTTAAGATATCTAACATAAATTCAATAGCTTCTTTATGTGTTGGCATTGGATGATCGATTTGTAATTTTCTATGTTCAGCAATTTCATGCTTCATCACTCCATCTATTCCAATTCTTTCACAAAGCCCTGAAGCTTTTACTTCTGCAGTTGCTACATTTATAAGTTGATATTTTAAAGATGAACTACCTGCATTTAAAACAAGAATTAACATTATTTCTTCTCCCTTATTTTAATTAAATTGAATTATAACTAAGATGTATGTATATAGTGTGTCATTTAAAAGTAAACTATTTAATAGTAACTTTAGGTTGATTTTTCAGTTTTATAAACATCATAGCAGTCATGATAGCATCATTATATGCATCATGTTTTCCCATCTTAGGAATTTGTAATTCTTTCATAATTGTATCAAATCTTAGGTCAATATTACTTTGAGGGATTTTTTCTATTTTCCAATCGTGATAAATAGCAGAAACTTCATAAGCTTTATTAGGTAGTTTTATACCAATTTTAGGTTTTAAATATTTATTGACCATTGCTATATCAAATTCTAGAAAATAACCAACAAGTTTCCTATTTCCTATAAATTCTAAAAACTCTTCTATAACTGTATCTATATCTTCAGCTTCTTCTAAATCACACTCCCTAATATGATGAACTTTGATAGCTTCTTCTTGAAGTTTTGTTTTTGGTTTAATAAATTTAACAAATTTTTTACTAGAAATAATAGTACTATCTTTTATGATAACTGCACCAATTGAGATAATGTCATCCTTTTCTACACTAAGACCTGTTGTTTCACAGTCAAAACATACATACTCATCTTTTAAAGGTTTATCAAATAGATAAAGATATTTTTCATCTTTTAAATTTTTTTTATTAAAATGATTTTTTATTTTATTAAACATAATTCAACTTATAATGATGTTCTAATTTTTTCTTTAATTTGTTTACAATTTTAAAACTATCTTTTAAAAGATCTTTTTCCATTGTATTTAAATCTTCAGGATTGATGTAGTTATCAACTTCTTTTCCAGAGTCTAGTTTTTCAAGATTTGATTTTAATTTCATTGTAAGGAGAAAATTAAATGCTTCAGTTATCTCTTGGGCAAATTCAGGTTCTAATTCACCAACTTTTTGAAGCTCTTGAATTCTTTTTAAAGTATTGGCACGCATTAATTTATGTTCTAAAGATAGTGTTCTTATACTTTGAACTATAATAAAGATACCACCTTTTTTAATATCTATTTCATTTTTATGGTTTTTATCTTTTGAGTCAAAAACAAAACCATCGAAGAAACCTAATGGTACATTAAAATCCATTATAATTTTTGCAAAATGCATATAAAATGTTTTTGAAGTAGAACCAATTTTAAATAAGTATTCTTTTAATTGGGTTAAAAGTTGTCTATCTCCTGATGCAACCATTGCATCGTAAAAAATAGCAAGATTCATAAAGTTATCACCACTTGGTTGAGTAATCCATTCATAAATTAAAGATTTAAAATCACTAAATGTTCTACACCAATATGGATTTGAAACCATGATATTACCTTCACATCTAGGGAAACCAAAATCAACTAATGTTTCAGTATAGTTATGCACAAATTTAGAAATCTCCTCTTTTGAAACCTCACAATCATCTGCAATAACAAGTGCATTGTCTTGGTCTGTTTTTAAAATTTGTTCACCTCTTCCTTCACTACCCATAACTAGAAGTGCACATTTACCTATAAGTTCTTGTGGAGCTAGCATATTAAAAAGTTTATTCATAACTTTTCTATTTAATTGATTGATTAGCTTTGATATAAAATCAACTTTTACACCTTTTGCATGAAGAGATTTGATAATTTTGGTAAAAGATTGAGTTGCTGTTTTTAATTCTTCTAGGTTTTCTGCTTTATCTATCTCATTTGATACAGAAAAAGTATGAGTAGCAAAAAAAGATGAAAGAGAGATTTGATCAATTATCCCAACAATTTCATTAGTGTTATTTTTTACAATTAATCTTTTTAATCCATGTTTTGTCATAAGTAATTGAGCATTAAATAAAAAATCGTTTTCATTTACATATTTTAAGCCAGAGTTTGAAATCTTACCAACTTGTTCATCAAAATCCATTCTATTTAGTATAACTTTTTCTCTAAAATCTGAGTCTGTAACTATATGTATTTCATCTCTTTCATCCCTTAAAAGTAGAGTTGGAACTTTCTCTTTTTTGATAGTTTTAACTGCTTCAAAAATTGAAGTAGTATAAGGAACAATTACAGCTCTATGTAGATTTGCATCTTTTACTTTAGCAACCATTAGATTTGCTAATTCTTTATTTTTTTCATTATCCATATTCATATTTAATTTTTGAGAAATAGATTGGAAAAAGAAACTTTCAATAGCTGTATTTTCATGTATGGTTTTTATAAAAATATCTTTTGGTAAAATATAACAAATAGTTTCTTGTGCTGTTACAAAAGAGTTTTTAGAGCGATTCTCTATAAGTGACATTGGATCAAAAATTTCGTAACTTGAATAGATTGAAATAACTTCGCCAGCTTGTTTTTCTTGAACTATACCTTTTATTATAAAATAAAGATATTTTGGTTCTTTAGCTTCTTCTTGAATAATTACATCTTTTTTTAGATAAACAATATCTAGATTATCAACGAAACTATCAAGTTGAGATTTAGTAAGATTCTCGAAAGGATGAATCTCTTTTATAAAAGCTAATTGTTCATGTATACTCATATTCTCTCTTTTAAAAAATAGATTTAAGATTATTTTATCAGATAAAAAATAATACTCTTATTTCTTAAAAAAAAGATTG is a window of Halarcobacter sp. DNA encoding:
- a CDS encoding AraC family transcriptional regulator ligand-binding domain-containing protein, whose product is MTKVSSVTFQYVLKALQLNSGVSIDEMLEVIDLDKDILTSTDSQIDSIKLSTAFKYCMEKTGDFSLSLKIGKSITYHSLGILGYLMLNTNSLKEMIEKFNYYQKLISGFIKFHLEKTKEYYKLSIYINENPSISVPSFHAEVHLSAILSILSQIVDKKIIPDKTCFSGHRVSHLDEYKKLFGERIFFETDENSIFFNYQTLRTKVNNSNPAMLGYFEMQANKILDDMKESTFYSKVKKEILKNIGENDITIDFVARKLNTSVRILQYNLKEENKKFRDALLSVRMNLARHYISNTKMDYNSIAFYLGYSEPSSFFRAYKKYFNKTPTQSK
- a CDS encoding acetate kinase; this encodes MLILVLNAGSSSLKYQLINVATAEVKASGLCERIGIDGVMKHEIAEHRKLQIDHPMPTHKEAIEFMLDILTHDDTQVIANIDEISAVGHRVVHGGEYFNKSILINNNVIKKIEELVPLAPLHNPAHILGIKICQELLPGKPNVAVFDTAFHQTMPEENYLYAVPHEDYTEHHLRKYGFHGTSHYYVSDQAIQMLDKKESKVIVCHLGNGSSICAVKDGKSIDTTMGLTPLEGLVMGTRSGDIDAGVIPYLMDKKGMNSHEMINYLNKKSGILGVSGISSDLREVIKAAKDGDHRSKICIEMMCNRIKKYICSYIGILGGVDAICFTAGIGENADLIREKACANLEFLGIEIDKKKNKKRESGNREINKDNSPVKIYVIPTNEEYVIAQDTYNLVKG
- a CDS encoding 3'-5' exonuclease; the encoded protein is MFNKIKNHFNKKNLKDEKYLYLFDKPLKDEYVCFDCETTGLSVEKDDIISIGAVIIKDSTIISSKKFVKFIKPKTKLQEEAIKVHHIRECDLEEAEDIDTVIEEFLEFIGNRKLVGYFLEFDIAMVNKYLKPKIGIKLPNKAYEVSAIYHDWKIEKIPQSNIDLRFDTIMKELQIPKMGKHDAYNDAIMTAMMFIKLKNQPKVTIK
- a CDS encoding putative nucleotidyltransferase substrate binding domain-containing protein, which translates into the protein MSIHEQLAFIKEIHPFENLTKSQLDSFVDNLDIVYLKKDVIIQEEAKEPKYLYFIIKGIVQEKQAGEVISIYSSYEIFDPMSLIENRSKNSFVTAQETICYILPKDIFIKTIHENTAIESFFFQSISQKLNMNMDNEKNKELANLMVAKVKDANLHRAVIVPYTTSIFEAVKTIKKEKVPTLLLRDERDEIHIVTDSDFREKVILNRMDFDEQVGKISNSGLKYVNENDFLFNAQLLMTKHGLKRLIVKNNTNEIVGIIDQISLSSFFATHTFSVSNEIDKAENLEELKTATQSFTKIIKSLHAKGVKVDFISKLINQLNRKVMNKLFNMLAPQELIGKCALLVMGSEGRGEQILKTDQDNALVIADDCEVSKEEISKFVHNYTETLVDFGFPRCEGNIMVSNPYWCRTFSDFKSLIYEWITQPSGDNFMNLAIFYDAMVASGDRQLLTQLKEYLFKIGSTSKTFYMHFAKIIMDFNVPLGFFDGFVFDSKDKNHKNEIDIKKGGIFIIVQSIRTLSLEHKLMRANTLKRIQELQKVGELEPEFAQEITEAFNFLLTMKLKSNLEKLDSGKEVDNYINPEDLNTMEKDLLKDSFKIVNKLKKKLEHHYKLNYV